In the Puntigrus tetrazona isolate hp1 chromosome 19, ASM1883169v1, whole genome shotgun sequence genome, ACTCAGGCTCCCCGGATCCGGGGGGGTTCTCACGCGGACGCCCCGGTTCCATCCGTGGCCTTGAGAACGACCCGTTTTGTTCTTATAAATCAATACGTTTATATATGTCAGAGCTTAGACGTGTGCCATGCCTACGAACACACATTCACCCCGAGAATTTGCCGGTAAAGCGCTACATAATCGGTGAATGAGAGTCATTTAACGGCGCAGGCGTGTCGTTCGCAGCGGCAGCGTCACGCAGCGGTGCTGACGGCGCAGAATGACCCGGGCTGAACCGCTAGCTTCGCGGCTAACTGCACAAATCACAGCCTCTCCAGAGCGCTTTGCTCAGGGCTCATAAATACAGCGATAGCTCCAGCCAGTGACCGTGCTTGTGTTGATAGTTTCCGTTATTCCTTTCCCTCCCCAATATTTATTCTTCTCTCTCTATAACTGCCAGGATAATCGGTATAAACTTTTCCATGGAAACCGTTCTGAAGTCTTCACCTTGTTACtcgagctgctgaaaaatacactttttatttaatgtaggACATTCAAAAAGTGTATGCGGTAGTTAATACGAAgttattactgtaaatgcaaaaacaaagagcAGGCTAAGTAAAATATGTGAATCTTGAGAAaatatttcaacttaaaatagcattttacctcggaaactgtaataaattacattaaaaatctaatatttaaagCATCTTGCTTTGATTATTAAGTTCAAGCCACATTATTAGTCCATTATTAGtgtcgttattattattttactattattattattaatattagtataatgattatttattttgtttaaaatataaatagacaaTTTCATTCGTCTTTTAAAAATAGAGGGATTCGCCCATTAAGACCGAAATTTATTCATCTCCATCATCATAAAAGCTGAAACCGAATTCTGTAATTTTCCCCCTAATTACTTGTGactgaaatgtaaatttcatGGCCTAAATTTCCATGTTATCAGTTTCACGGACCGCATTTCCATGTCATCAAACAAAAGAGATGgcaatcagtgtaaacagtatttattttagtcaGTTTCCCTCATAGCAAAGCCAGGCATtacaaaagcaaaattaaatcaataagggaataataataatgcacaaaCCGTTTCATAAACAGCTAGCGGCTTTGAACTATGTATAGAaactatgttttgttttttttcccaaacagACGAACTTGCAGTGAAAAATAGCGCTCCAGTCCTTCTATAAGTTACAGCTTATAGAGGCGATCGTTCTCAAGCGATGTTTTTCCTTTATGTATGGCTCTTTTGTCTCTTCCAGAACCTCTTAACCTCGCTGTGTCCATGGGGCGTCACCACCATGACCCTGTGAGCGGGGTTCTGCCAAACCAGCACACCTAAACCCTGCAGGACACACCATATACTGTCAGCATTCAAAAGCAGCGGCAAGCACGcatgaaaaaatgcttttttttttttttacctgagcCCTGTCCCGCAACACTTCAAAATCAGCCTGGGATAAAAACTGATTGTATAAGACTcctgaaagaataaaaaaaacagataaaacgCATGACTGAGAGGTTTGCATATTTTCAGATGCCGCTTACGACCCCTACCCCAAACCCGTGTTCCAATGCAAATTTCTTATTTGCGTTACATTTCTCGAACGCGCTTCTCACGCGGCCTGACATTTACATTCGAGAGAACGAACCCCGCAGGTCACCCGTGGAACAGAAACAAGTTCTCTACGCCGTAATATCATCAAgatgtcatttcttttttttttatattgaaatggAGACAGCCTTTCCCAGAGGTTACGTTTAAATGCAATAGCGAcgctgtattatttaaataaccgAAATGACTCatgtagaaaaataattaaattgtaatggTGATAtttgaaggaaaaacaaaaaatagtgtAAATTTGCTTTGGAGCTGGACTCAGATGAACAAAGACATGCTCACCTTCAGTGAACTGCAAGCGATCTTTCTCGAGCTCCCACAGCCTGATCTGATCTGTGATGGTTGGGGGAAGGACGGGGGTCTGGAGACACATACAAACACGTTCATACAGCAAGCAGAGACACCAAAGGGACATTTAAGCTTACGAGGGGAAACTATAGACACTTTTGTAAGCCAAAAACCCAGCAAGTTAGCATTTCCCGTCCCGTCATCCTGAAGTCAGTGgggttttgtttaaaaacaagctCTGGGGTGAACATGAGCACAAGATATTTTAACActtggctttaaaaaaatgaataccctatgcgtgtggttttttttaagcttttgcTTATCTTGAAAAAAACACTTGCTAACTAGTGGCAAAATGGGACCGCAAAGATTGCTGAACAGGAATAGTCACCTCTACGGCCTCATTGTGTGACTTAAACTTTCagggaaaatgtttaaaaaataaaaacataaagagtTGTTGAAGCTTAAATAAAgagttcatcaaaaaaaaaaaaaaaaactgtgcacaaaaagatattttaaagaatgatggtaaccaaacagttgacggtACCCACTGATTTCCACAGTATGGTAAAGAAATGCTATGCAAGTCAATGGGTACCGTCAACTGTTTGCATACCAACAGTCTTCAAAATATCTAGTTTTGTGTTcaacagctgaaataaaatcatacaaaataagggtgagtaaataatgacagaatttgaattttcgggtgaactatccctttaatagtGTGGTGATGACATTAAAGTCATGTGACTATGGTGCAGTTTGTTTATAGACTGTTTTTATAGACTGGCTTTACATTTGCTGGCTTCAGAGCATATTTTCTGCGAAAttagaaaactaaaaattcccattggcctttttttttttttttttttagagtgaaCCGGAGTGTATTATTCCAGGcaggccaaaaaaaaatgtcattattaaagTGCTTTAAGggattaatagatttttaatgaatagcaATAATGAGATTGTAAATGAATTAACTagatttttaacacaaaaaccCTTTTAAAGAAAACCTTATAAGCACCGCGTATAAATAATTCGAACCGTCTgagtaattattcattattataaagGAGCAATTACtagaaataattatgaattactttaaatatcataatttcttAGCTATAATCAGTCAATTAATTAAACCCTTCTTATTAGCAcaatggtaaaaataaaacctgttaGCAATTACCTGTTTGAGCATTACTGGGTGGGCTCGGGTCCGTAAGAAGTGAATGATCTGAAATCACAAAACATGTCAAAATGgcccagaaaaaaagaaaagatctgCAGAGCAACAGGTTGTGGGTTACAGCGACTGTCTCTCACCTGTTGTGCAGTTATGCCGTTAGTGATGGCCTGCTGCACCGACTCTCTGGTTACCTGAGCAACCACCAGGTTAGGAAAGCGATACAGCATCTCGCTAAACAGAGCTACTAGTGCGATCTGGAGTTCAGAGTCTGTCAGAGAGAGATAGAGCGGGCTCGTTTTCCTTCACTGATCTCGGGCAGTGCACTGCAAGTCAGACTGTGTGTTGTGCGTGACATACTTGTGTAGGCGTATACACGGTAATTTGTCTCTACGACGATAAAGCCCGTGTCTCCTGTTCCCGGCGTGGCTCCGAGTGCAGAAGAGGCGGATCCAGAGGCAGGGTTTACCGTGACCCCTGCAGCTAGAGTTATGGCCAACCTGGTGGGGTAGTACCTCCTTGACTTCCTCTGTGAAAAGATGATGCAAACCGGTGCAACTGCTTTTTACTAGGCGTAttacaatgcaatgcatttaaaatatttacaatgcatttaattaaatttaaaaacatattcattataaaacagatatctgaaattgcaataatatttttaaaaaatattactagtttactgtattttttaatcaaataaatgcagtcttggtgagcatgagagatgcaagaggaaaaaaaaatcaatatatatttctgacgtttttgtgtgagtgtgtgcaagcataaaatacattgttattattgttattattattatctatatattatatgtgtagTCGTGTCCCCACACCACAAAGAGCTAGTCGGCACTTTTACTTGATGACTGACCTTTCTTTGGAAAACCAGACCGAACTCTCGtaaatgctgcaaaaatgtTAGCAGAGACTCACTCATGCCCTCCACAGAATAATCCTGcgagaaaaacaacaaatctcATTACAAAGCAAAACAAGCGAATCTACTACACGAGACTACGGCAGAACGGCTGCTTTAACGTAATTACAATAAGTGACGGCTTTTATCTATGACTCACGTTATTCTTGACATTGTACAAGAAGCACTCACCCTACCAAGAGTGGAAAAACTCAGCTGgaacaaaaaggaaagaatCTCCACCAGGTCCATTCCTCTCGACTACGAAACAGAAGATCAGATTGTTAATAAAGGAGGTGAAGCCAGATTTTCCAACACACTAAGCACATTTACATGCAGCCTACTAATACAATCAGAATGACAACTCAACTGGAATAAAAAGTCATCATGTAAACACCTTGAGGGAATAAAAACGATCAGACTGAAAGAAGGGGTGCAGGTCTTGAATAATTCACCAAACAGGAGCGACTGGCAGGCAAACTTTCGCAGGCAGATTCAAAAAGACCTCGTGCTCATATGCAATGCTGTGCAGAAAACGCTCTCATCCTGATGTCTAGTTATTAAAGGCCATATGTTTTCATTAGATAGAGACATCGTTTTGGGATGCTTTTTGAATTTTGAACTTTTGTTAAGAAGAAAGCCATGTTTCAAAGTACATAAAGGCAAACACACTGCTGTGTCATGCTAAGTTGTTTATCTTTCTTCAGCAGCACTCGGAAGCTTCTCGCTCTTATTGCACTTTTTGCACAATTTCCTCCGGACACATATGAATCTGCTGTGCATGAAAACCTTCATATGAGACATACGTCATCATTTGGGGTAAATTTAGGGCCGGGTTATCTACTGACAATACGCAAATGGAAGgacacaaaaagcaaaaatcgcACCCATAATGACCAGTGCCTGATGacaaagaagagatgaaaactGCACACTTTTTAGTGATGAAAGACAAAGCATTAAATGTCATGGGTGAATATTTACTAACAGTAATCCACTGTTTTGTACAGGGGagtcaaaatgaaatttttaccTGAGATTCAGAGTCAATTTAACCGGAGATAAAAATGGCATTGGAAAGCTGGGAGCATCA is a window encoding:
- the gtf2h4 gene encoding general transcription factor IIH subunit 4; this translates as MKLRVQLQCKNLHEYLKELSPEILDRLYNHPATCLAVYRELPSLAKNYVMRMLFLDHPLPQAAVALWVKKDSQKDHDQCVSVLTGLRLWHSQHLQGGLQGFVLNPVFKDNLRIALLGGGKPWADEGSNLGPDRHARDVESLDRYAMERWEVILHFMVGSPSAAVSQDLAQLLSQAGLMKSEAGEAPCITSAGFQFLLLDTASQLWYFTLQYLKTAQSRGMDLVEILSFLFQLSFSTLGRDYSVEGMSESLLTFLQHLREFGLVFQRKRKSRRYYPTRLAITLAAGVTVNPASGSASSALGATPGTGDTGFIVVETNYRVYAYTNSELQIALVALFSEMLYRFPNLVVAQVTRESVQQAITNGITAQQIIHFLRTRAHPVMLKQTPVLPPTITDQIRLWELEKDRLQFTEGVLYNQFLSQADFEVLRDRAQGLGVLVWQNPAHRVMVVTPHGHSEVKRFWKRQKSHT